TGGTGCAGATCGGCACCGTGGATGACGAAGAAAAGCCGACCTTCGCCTCGTTGCGTCCGGGCCAGAGCATCTATTCGATCTCGATCGAAGACGCGCTGGAACTGTTCAAGATGCCGCGCGCGCTCGGCCAGGACAAGGACCAGGATGTCAGCGTCGGCATCGGCCGCTTCGGGCCGTTTGCGCGCCGCGGCAGCGTGTATGCATCGCTGAAGAAAGAAGACGATCCGTACACCATCGACCTGGCGCGGGCGGTGTTCCTGATCGAAGAGAAGGAAGAGATCGCGCGTAACCGCGTCATCAAGGACTTCGACGGCAGCGACATCCAGGTGCTCAACGGCCGCTTCGGCCCGTACATCAGCGATGGCAAGCTCAATGGCAAGATCCCCAAGGACCGCGAGCCGGCCTCGCTGACCTTCGAGGAAGTGCAGCAACTGCTGGCCGACACCGGCAAGCCGGTGCGCAAGGGCTTCGGTGCCAAGAAGGCCACGCTCAAGAAGAATGCGGTGAAGGATTCGGCGCCGAAGAAGACAGCCGTCAACAAGACCGCCACCAAGACCGCTGCCACCAAGACGGCCGCGAAGAAGGCACCGGCCAAAAAGGCCGCCGCCAAGAAGGCGACCAAGCGCGTGGTCAAGAAGACCGCGAGCAAGGCCGCAGGCTGAGCCACGCCATGGATCACGCACTCAGCCTGGATGGCGCTGTCGCCGCCCTGCGCCAGGGTGGCGTGATCGCCTACCCCACCGAGGCAGTGTGGGGCTTGGGCTGCGACCCGGCCCGGGAAGCGGCCGTGTTGCGGCTGCTGGAGATCAAGCGGCGGCCGGTGGACAAGGGTGTGATCGTGGTGGCCTCCGATGTGGCGCTGCTGCGCGATTGGGTCGACCTGGACGTGCTGGAATCGGCCCGCAGACAGGCCGTGCTGGCCAGCTGGCCCGGCCCGAACACCTGGATCCTGCCGATCACCGACCGCGCGCCGCGCTGGGTCACCGGCACGCATGACGGGTTGGCGGTACGCATCAGCGCCCATCCGCTCGTGGCGGCGCTGTGCACGGCCTGGGGTGCGCCGCTGGTGTCCACCAGCGCCAACCTGGCCGGGCAGCCGCCGGCGCGCTGCCGCGAGGCGCTGGACCCGGTCCTGCTGGCCAGCATCGACGGCGTGCTGGCCGGCGACGTCGGCGGCCACGCCCAGCCCACCACCATCCGCGATGCGCGTACCGGTCAGATCTTGCGCGACTGAGGCCGCGCCGGCCAAGCCGACGCGACAAATCACGTTGCAGTGTCTGGATGACGATGGGCACGCGCTGCCAGGACCAATCGCCTCTGGCACGGCCTGGCGGGCAAGACAACGCATGAAGTGCCCCCCTCTCTCGCAGACTCAACGGTAGCCGCCTCCCGTCAGCGTTGCAGGCAGTCCTGTCAACGCGCCCGATCCGTCTGGCCGATCACCGCTAGCGCGGCCAGCTGGTATCCACGCCATCTCCCCCACAGGCAGTGAGTGCAGCCGGTCTCGGTGGCGCATTTTTACGTCCGCGTTCTGTGGCGACCAGTCATGCAACTGTCGCGCCAAGTTCCAGGTTCTGTCCAGGTGTTCAAGCCAGGCCACCACACGCTGAAGCGGCACCGCCCCGCAGCACACGACCGGCATCCGCAGTGCGCCCTGGCAGCCAGTCACCCCACTTTGCGGCGCGGCGGCCGAGCGCGCACACTCCAGCCATGCGCACTTTCCCGACTCTGTTGTTGCTGGCCTGTGCGCTGCCCGCCTCGGCAGCGAACACGGCCACCAAGCCCGACCCGAACGTGCGGGTCTACCGCTGCGTCAGCAGCACCGGCACGGTTGCGCTGCAGGACGCGCCGTGCAGCAGCGGTCGCCAGCAGGTGCTGGACATGCAGCGCCCGCAGGATCCGCCAGCGCGTCCGCAGCGCCTGGATGCACCGGCACCGGCTGCCGCGCCGCCGGCGCACGAGGTCCGCATCGTCACCGTGCAGCCTCCGCAGCCGATGTACGAGTGCACCACCGAAGACGGCAACCGCTATACCAGCGACAGCCCGGAAGGACATCCGCGCTGGGTGCCGACCTGGGGCCCGGCCTATGTGGGCAATGCCATCGCTCCGCCTCCGCCACCTGCCGGCACCCTGCGCCCACCGCTGCCGGTCAGCCCGCGCCCCGCGATCGCGGTGCAGGGTGGCTCCTCCGGACGGGGCGGCAGCATCCGCGGCAGCGCCAGCTTCGGCACCGACGCCTACCAGGGTCGCTATCAAGGCAACTATCAGGGCGGTTACGGCGGCACGGTGATCGTGCCCTACGGCAATGTGCAGATCCGCGACGAATGCCATGCGCTGCCCGAGCAGGAAGTGTGCGCGCGCCTGGCCGACCGGCGCTGGGAGCTGATCCGTCGCTACAACAGCGCCCTGCAGAGCGAACGGGTGGACCTCAGCCGCGAACAGCGCGGCATCGAAGCGCGCCAGCAACGCGATTGCGGCGGCGTATGAGCCGCATGCGCCTGATCGCCTTGGTGATGATGGGCTGGGTCTCGGGTAGCAATGCCCAGGAAGTGGCCATCTATCGCTGCACCGATCCCAGCGGCGCGCTCACGGTGCAGAACATGCCGTGCCCGAAGGGCATGCAGCAACAGAAGAAGTTGATGACCGCACCGGCCTCGGTGCCATTTGTGCCTGGCACGCCCCCTGCGCCAGCGCCCGTGCGCACGGCACCGGTTGCGCCAGCGCCGCCTGCCCCGGTGCCTGCCGCTGCGCCCGTGGCAGCGCCGGCCCTACTGACATCGACCTCCACCCTGCCCCCACCACCGCTGTTCGAGTGCACCGCGCACGACAACGGCCGCTACTTCACCGAAGACCGCGAACCGGCCACGCGCTGCCTGCCGATGCAGACGACCAACCTGGGCGGCGGCCCGGCCACCGGTGGCGGCAGCGCCTGCGAAGTGGTCACCGACCGTTGCGCACCGGTGCCGGACCAGAGCCTGTGCGAGGCCTGGCGCAAACGCGCCGAGCAGGCCGAATCAACCTGGCGTTTCTCCGATGAAGCGCAATCGGCCGAACGCAAACAGCGCTACGACCAGATGCGGCGTGTGCTGGAGGAAAGCCGCTGCGCCAATCCCGCTGCCACACCGTAAACGCGTGGCCTGATCACCGGCTGCAAGGCGTTACGCAAGCAGCACTACAACGCTGCGCCCTTGCCCGGCAGTCCGATGACCGGCGACGTCGTCCTGCCGTGGCGTCGTGCTCAGAACCCGTAACGCAGGAAGCCGCCATCGACCGCGATGCATTCGCCGGTGATGTAGCTGGCAGCCGGCAAGCACAGAAAACCGACCGCGGCGGCAACCTCTTCGGGTTCGCCAATGCGGCGCATCGGGGTGCGCTCGATCACCTGCTCGTAGTAGTCCGGATCCGACAACGGCCCGGAGGTACGCCGCGTGCGGATGTACCACGGCGCCACCGCATTGACGCGAATGCCGTCTTCGGCCCACTCCACCGCCAGGTTGCGCGTCATCTGCTGCAGCGCGGCCTTGGTCATGCCGTAGGGCGCGCCGCTGCGCACATGCGTGATGCCCGAGACGCTGCCGACATTGACGATGGCCGAGGCCGCGTGCCGGGTCAGCAGCGGGTGCGCGTAACGCGACAGTTCGAACGCGGAAAACACGTTGGTTTCGAAGATGCCGCGCCATTGGTCTTCGGTGTAGTCGATCGCGGCGCGGGTAATGTTGCCGCCGGCATTGTTGATCAACAGGTGCAGGCCGTCGGCATGGTCTTCCACCCAGTCCAGGATCGCGCGGCGCTCCTCGTCGTCGGAGACATCGGCGGCCAGGCCGTGCAGTTCGCGCTCCGGGAACTCTTCGGCCAGCTCGTCGCGCGCCTGCGCCAATGCATCGGCATCGCGCGCCACCAGCAGCAGATCCGCACCGAAGCCGAGCAGTTCGCGGGCAATGGCCAGACCAATACCGGCGCTGGCGCCGGTGATGAGCGCGGTCTGTCCGTCCAGCCGCCAGCGGTGCGTTGTCACGTGCGTGATCCTCTTTCAAGACGCGGGAAACAGCCGCTGCAGCGCAGTTGACGCGGCGCGACGGCAGCGGCGTTAGGATACCGCCACACCGAGCGAGGTCACGACGATGAAACTGCACTGGATGCTTGCCGCCGTTCTGGCGTTGCCGGTTGCGGCCTGCCAGCGCCCGCAACCGGCGCCCACCGATCAAAAGCCCGATCCGCAGGCAACTGCCTTGCGCGACCACATCCAGGCGCCGCTGAACCAGGCGCACGCCGTGCAGGCCGCCAGCGACCAGGCGGCCGAAGATCAGCGCAAGGCCATCGATGCCGCCACGCAGTAAGCGGCGCGGCGCCGACTAGCCGCACCCAACACGGCGGCACCGCTGTCAGTCGGCACCCGGCAGGGACGCGCCGTCGCCTCATGCCGCAAAACCACAACGCCGGCACATGGCCGGCGTCGTCGCTGCAGTACATCGACACACCTGCCGGGTCAGAACCCGCAGAAGCAGTACGCCAGCGCCTTCACCGGCGTGCCGCCGGCCTTGCCGTCATGCACGGCGTCTTCGACGAAGCGCAACTGCGTGTCCACTTCCGGCAGCGAGCGCGCCAGCACTGCGCGGGCCACGCCCGAATCGCCCAGCATCCAGGCGCCCATGCGGCTGCCGGCAAAGCCGCTCATGAACTGCGAGAACGGGGTGGCCGGCTTTTCCACATAGCGGACGCGGAACTTGCCGCGGCCCAGCTTGGCGCGGTCGGCCGCGTCGGCCACCGCTTCCTGCATGCCGCCGAAGGCATCCACCAGACCGTGCTGCCTGGCCTGCGCACCGCTCCACACCCGACCACGCGCCACCTTGTCGATCGCCTCCACCGACTGGTGCCGCGCCTGCGCCACCTTGCCGGTGAAATCGGCATAGCCCTTGTTGATCACCGACTGGATCACCTGGCCGGCGACCGGATCCAGCGGGCGAGTGATATCGAAGGCGCCGGCAAAGCGCGTGGTGCCCACGCCGTCGGTATGCACGCCGATCTTGTCCAGCGCGCGGGTCAGGTTGGGCACCATGCCGAAGATGCCGATCGAACCGCTGATCGTGGACGGGTCGGCGTAGATGCGATCAGCATTCATGCTGATCCAGTACCCGCCCGAGGCGGCCAGGTCGCCCATCGATACCACCACCGGCTTGCCGGCCTGCTTGAGCGCGACCACTTCTCGCCGGATCAGTTCCGAGGCGAACACTTCGCCGCCGGGCGAATCCACCCGCAGCACCACCGCCTTGACCTGCTCGTCGTCGCGCGCCTGACGCAGCAGCGCGGCAGTGGACTCGCCACCGATGCGGCCGGCCGGCTGCTCGCCACCGCTGATCTCGCCGGCTGCCACGATCACGGCCACCTGCGGGCGGCTGTCCATCGGCGAGCGCTGCGCCTGCAACTGGCTCAGGTAATCGTTGAAGCCGATATTGCGGAAGCCACTGTCGGCATCGCTGTCGGCGACGCCGCGCTTGGTCAGCAGCGCATCGACTTCTTCGCGGGTCTTGAGCCCGTCCACCAGCTTCTGCTGCAGCGCGAACTTGGCCAGGTCGCCGCCGGCGGCCACCACGCCTTCGGGCAAGGTATCGATGCCGGCGGTCAGCTGCGCAGGCGTGAGCTTGCGCGCGGTGCCCACGTCGGCCAGGTAGCGCTGCCACACGTCGTTCATCCAGAACAGGTCCGCTTCCTTGGCGTCGGCCGAGGCCGCGTCGAGGATGTACGGCTCGGCGGCGGACTTGTACTCGCCGACGCGGAACAGGTGCACGTCCACGCCGAGCTTGTCCTGCAGGCCTTCGCGGAAGTACTGGCGATAACGGCCAAGCCCTTCCAGCAGCACGCTGCCCATCGGATCCAGGTACACCTCGTTGGCCTGCGCGGCGAGCAGGTACTGACCCTGGCTCATGCTCTCGCTGAAGGCCACGATCTGCTTGCCGGACGCGCGCAGCTTCTGCAGCGCAGCGGCCACCTCGCGCTGCGAGGCGAAGCCGGACGGCTGCAGCTTGTCCAGGTTCAACACCACCCGCTCGATCTTGCGGTCCTTGCCGGCGGCTTCGATCACCCGCACCAGGTCGCGCAGCTGCACTTCTTCGGCGCTCTTGTCGCCCACCGCCTTGGCCAGCGACCGGCTCACCGGGTCGGCGCTGAATTGCTCCACCAGCGTGCCTTCGGGATTGATCACCAGCGTGGTGCGCTCGGCCAGCGGCTTGGTGCCGTCGCCGCGCGCCATCGCCACCACCAACACCAGCAGCAACAGGAACAGAACACCGAAGAACACCAGGTTGAAGATCAGGCGCCGGGTGAAATTCATCACATCCCACAGGCCGACGAAGAAGCTGGCGATGGGACTGCGACGCACGGGGTGATTCATGGAAAACTCCGTCGAAAAGACGTTGCGGACAGATCGTGGCGCCCAGCATACCGGCTGCGCCGTGCATGCGGCATGCGCTGAAAGTCAGGGTGCCGCAGTGGCGGTCAGCCGCCGGCTGGTCTGACGGAAGCGCAATCCCATCAGGACCGACGCCACGGTCAGGCCCAGGATCAGGCCAACCCACATGCCTTGCGGCCCCCAACCAAGCCCCAGTCCGAGCCCGGCGCCGATCGGCATGCCCACGCCCCAATACGAGACCATGGCCAGAAACATCGGCACACACGTGTCCTTGAGCCCGCGCAGCGCGCCGGCCGACAACACCTGGATGCCATCGGGAAACTGGAAGGTGGCGGCAAACAGCAGCAGCAGCGAGGCCAGCGCGGCCACCGCCGCATCGTCGGTATACACGCTCACGATGACGTCGTGCCCCAGCAACAGCGCGCTGGCCGACAGCGCCTGGGTGCCCAGCACGATGGCGTAACCGGCCCAGGTGGCGCGACGCATCGCCAGCGGGTCGCCGCGGCCGACCGCGTGGCCCACGCGCACGGTGGTGGCCTCGGCCACGCCCATCGGGATCATGAAGCACAGCTGCGCGACGTTGACGGCGATCTGGTGCGCGGCCGCCTCGGTCGCGCCCAGCCGGCCGATCAGCAGCGCGGTGACGATGAACAACCCACCTTCCATCAACACGGTGATGCCGATCGGAAGGCCCGTGCGCAGCAGATCGCCGATCGCCCGCCAGCGCGGCCCTTCCAGGTGAGTGAACAACTCCAGATGCGCAAACCGCCGCGCGCGCCACAGGTACAGCGCAAACACGCTGGCCTGCACCCACATGGTGATCGCCGACGCCATGCCCAGCCCCTGCGCGCCATGTTCGGCAAACCCGAATCGGCCGTAGGTCAGCGCATAGCCCAGTGGCGCCAGCACCAGCAGCCCGCCGAAGCCCAGCAGCATGGTCGGCAACGTCCAGTGCATGCCCTCGCTGAGATAGCGCATGCAGAAGTAGAACGTCAGCGCGGGCACGCCCCAGCGCACCGCATGCAGGAAGTCGGTGGCGCCGGGCACGATGTCCGGCGCAATGCCGAAGGTCGGCAGCAGTGGCGGCACCACGCTCAGGAACGCGAACATCAGCGCGCTCAGCCCCAGCGACAACCACAGGGCCTGACGGAACAGCGGCCCGATCTCGCGCTCGCGCCCGGCGCCGAGCAGTTGCGACACCGAGGCGGTCAACGAAATCAGGGTGCCGATCGGCACCAGCATCGGCAACCACAGCAGCGAGGTGCCGATGGTCACCGCCGCCAGCGTGGCAGTGCCGTGGTGGCCGGCGATGACGTTATCGACGAAGCCGATCAAGCCGGTGGAGACGTGACCGAGTACCAGCGGCAGGGCCAGCAGGCCGGTGGTGCGCACTTCCGAGACGACGCCTGGCGTCGTGGACGCGGGTGTAGCAGAGACAGACATGACACACCGATCGCCGCGCGGACTGCGGCCGTGCCGGGAGGCGCTGGCACCGGGTCGCGCGGGGCCGCCATTTTACCCGCACTTCTCGACAGGGGGCTGGCACCCGGCAGCGCACGGCGATTGCGGTGGCCACACACCGTCATCGCCAATGGTGTGGGCCCGCGCCGCACGATACGCTGCATGGCCTGCCAGGCACGGCCGTGAGGCGGCTCGGCCCGGCACGCAGCGTCCCTCACCGCCAACCGGATCCGGCCATGTTCCTGCACCCGCCCACCGCGCATCCTTCGGACTGCGAGAACTGCGCCACTGCCCTGCAGGGCGCGTTCTGCCACGCCTGCGGCCAGAGCGCGCACAACCCGGTGCGCAGCGTTGCGCATGCGGTGGAAGAGGTCTTCGAATCGTTCTGGCACCTGGATGGACGAATCCTCCGCACCTTGCGCGACCTGCTGGTGCCCGGCCGCGTGGCGCAGCGGTTCCTGGGCGGCCATCGCGTGCGCTACGTCGCGCCGATGCGGCTGTTCCTGGTGCTGAACCTGCTGACATTCTTCATCGCCCGGCTGGCGGTGCATGCGTCAGACGACGCGCACGCGGTCACCGGGGCCGACGTCACCCAGACGTCGGTACCCAAGGACTTTGCGCATGCACGCACACCGGCACAGGTGGAAGCGGTTCGCGCGCAGTTGGTCGGCGCGCTGCTGCAGACCCGCAAGGTGGTTCCGGCGGGCATTGCCCGCGACGGCGTGGATGCCGGCATCGCCCGCGCCGAGAACGAAGCGCGTGAACGGCTGGCGCAACTGCATCAGGGCGCGCGCCTGGAAAGTGCCGCGCCGGCGGTGGATGCACCCGACAACGCCACGTTCTTTTCGGTGGCCGGCAAGCCCTGGGATCCGGTCAGCAATCCGCTGACATGGGCGCCGCTGCCGGCGTTCGCCAACCGCTGGCTCAACGTGCAGCTCCGCCATATCCGCGACAGCCTGCCGCGCCTGCGCAGCAACCCGCAACTGCTCTACAACGCCTTCTTCGCCGCGGTGCCGTCCACGTTGCTGGTGCTGGTACCGCTGTTTGCGTTGCTGTTGCGCGTGTTCTACCTGCGCAGCGGCCGGGTGTATCTGGAACATCTGGTGGTCGCGCTCTACAGCCACGCGTTCCTGTGCCTGAATCTGCTGGCCATGCTGCTGTTGTCGCTGCTGGCCGAGGCGCTGGTGCAGATCGCCAGCCCGATCGCCTGGAGCATCGGGCTGGTCCAGTTCGGGCTGACGCTGTGGATGCCGCTGTACCTGCTGTGGATGCAGCGGCGTGTGTATGGGCAGGGCTGGCCGCTGACGGTGCTGAAGTACGTTGGCCTGGGCGGCATCTATCTGGTCGTCGTCACCGTGGCCGCTGCGCTGCTGATGGTGGCCAGCCTGGCGCGTCTTTAATCAGGCCTTGCAGATTCAAGCAGGCATGGAGCACCGCTTCAGCGCTGGCTGCGATCAGGCTTGCGTTGCGGCGGTGTGCGCAGTTGCCATCGAAGGTGCGGCGTGTCAGCGCTTACCCACCGCCGCGGCGCGGGCCATCAACGCGCCAGCTGACGGCTCAACCAGCTGCCGCGCGTGGCCGGCGCCTGCGCCAGCAGTGCCTCACGCAGACCATCGCGCTCCTGTGGCGGCGTGCGTTGCGCCAGGACCGCCAGCTGCGCCAGCTGGCCGGCATCCAGGCTACGCAGCACGGCCAACACCTGCTCGCGCTGCGCCACCGGCACATAGCCAACCAGCGGCTGCAGCTGCGGATAGAAGTTGCCCAGCTGCGAGCCCAGGCGCCAACCGTCCCGGTGCAGGCGATCCAGTGCGGTGAACTGGGTGCGCAGGGCGCGCTGCTGGTCCTCGGGCAGCCCCTGCAGGCGCTCGCGAGCCTGGCGCAGCACCACCCGGTCGGTGGCGGTCAGGTCCTTCCAGGCGGCGTAGCGGGCGCGCAGGTCGGCCTGCTGCACGGGCGTCAGTGCGGCCCAGCGCGCGCGTTGCTGCGCGGCGCTGGGCGCGGCCGACGACGTCGCAGCGGACGCCGTGGCGCCACCTTCATCCAGCGCGGCCGGCAGGGCCTGCGCACCGGCGCTGCCGATGACGGCGCACAGCAATAGTGCTGCCCAGTTAGTTTTCGTCATCGACAGTCTCCAGTGGCGCCGACGACTGTTCGGCTGCGGTGGCGTGTGCGCCGGATTCGTCGGCCGGGATCGGATGCCCGGCCGCATACCAGGCGTAGAAATCGGCCGAACGCGCCAGTTCCAGGTCGGGGTCGGCCAGCATCGTCTGGTCGCGTGCATCCAGCGCGGGGGCGGCGGGCTGATCCGGCAGGTCGGCCGCCGGCAGTTCTTCCACCAGGACCGGGGCGGCATCGGTCACATGCAGCACGCCCGCCGGGGCCTGCGACACCGGCTCCGGCGGCAATACCGGCCGGCGATGCGTCCACCACCAGGCCAACACCGCCACCACCATCGCCAGTGCCAGCACGCCCAGCGCGATGCCGGCCTGGCGGCGATCGACCCGGGGCCATTGCCATTGCCGCCTGCTGCGCACGCGCGCAGGACGCTGCCGCACCGGCGACGGCGAGGGCTCTGCCGGGGTGGCCGGCTGCAACGGCATGCCGGCCAGCGCCGCATCGCGCAGCTGACTCAACCGGCTGAGCTGGGACGGGTTGAGGTCGCGCAACTCCTGCTGCGCCGCCTCGGCCAGCACCCGCCACGCCTGGGCGTCCGGGTTGCCTGCCGCATCGCGTGGGCAGGCGCGTGCCAGCGCCTGGCGATAATCCGCCACGGCCACGCCCTGGACCTCGCTGGCGGCATCCTCCTCCAGCCCGGCCACGATCCGCAGCAGCAGCGCCAGCCGGTCGGAGGTCTGCATCCGGCCCAGTGCCGTGAAGGGCGGCAACCAGGTGCCCGGCATGGGGTCGCGCCGCAGTGGCGGCGCCGCCGCCAGCAGGCTCCAGAAGCGCATCGGCCAGCCAGCCATCGGCCGCCCGGCCGCCTGGCTACTGAAGGCACGCAGCGCCGCCGCCAGGGCCCGCTCGGCCGCTGCCCCGTCGCCGCCCTGCAGCTGTGCGAGCACCAGGCCCCGGCGTTCGACGCCCCGCAGGAAGGCTGACAGCGCGGCGGGGGTAACGGGGGCGTCGGGGACTACGGTCATGTGAACTCCAGCATCGGCCGGCATGATACCGACGCAGATCGGCCGCGCCGACCGCTTGACAGATCGCCACGTCGTTGCTCCGCTCCCGACCGCTGTCCGCGCACGTTGTGCACAGCGGCAGACATACCGATACGCCCCCGTCTGTCAACTGGTTTTTTTTCTTTGTTGCATTCGTGTTTCACGCCCAACCGATTGATCTATAAGCATTTTCACCAGATGGCGAAAAAATGTCCAAGAGGTTGCCAAGGCAAGTGAATCCGCCTTCACGGCGTGGAGCACGCGCGTAATTCACAGGTTTATCCACAGGCAGTGTGGATAAACCGGTTTCCTGAGCCCTCACATAGGTTTACGTCGTATTTATCACTTCGGTCACAGAAAAGCGCTGCAACTGATCACACCGCTTTCACGCGCACAAACCGGCCTGCTCGGGCCCGCTGGACAGTATCGGTAGACTGGGCGAATGCCTTCGACTGTCACCACGCTGCGCGTCGCCCTGCCGGTGCCGCTGCCGCAATTGTTCGATTACCTGCCCCCCGCCGATGCCGCGCAGCCCGGTCAAGGGCGGGTGGGCTGCCGGGTGCGGGTGCCGTTCGGCCCGCGCGAGCTGGTCGGGGTGGTGGTGGAGATCGGCCAGCTGCCGTCGGCCGACGGGCTGCGCCCGGCGCTGGAGTGGTGCGATGCGGCGCCGCTGCTGGTGGATGAACTGGCCCGCTCGTTGCAATGGCTGGCCCGCTACACGCATGCGCCGCTGGGCGAGGCCCAGGCCAGCGCCCTGCCCGGCCCGCTGCGCCGCGGCGAGCCGCTGGCCGACACCCACGCCTGGGCCTGGCAGCTCACTGAGGCCGGGCACACCGGTGCGAGCAGCCTGCGCGCCGGCAGCCGCCCCGCCTTGCTGGCTGGCCTGCTGCAGGCCGGCGCACTGAGCGAAGACCAGTTGGACCCGCTGCTGCCGCAGTGGCGGCAGGCCGCGCGCAGCCTGACCAAGCGTGGCCATGCCGAACGCGTGGCGGTGGCTGCCGATGCCCTCCCGCCCCGTCCCGGCAGCGGCCCGGCGCTCAACGACGAGCAACAGGCCGCAGCCGTGGCGATTCGTGCGCGCAGCGGCTTTGCCACCTATCTGCTCGATGGCGTCACCGGCAGCGGCAAGACCGAGGTCTATCTGCAGGCGATCGCCGACTGCCTGGCCGCCGGCCGCCAGGCGCTGGTGCTGGTCCCGGAGATCGGGCTAACCCCGCAAACATTGGGCCGTTTCCGCGCGCGCCTGGGGGTGCCGGTGCATGCACTGCACTCGGGCCTGTCCGATGGCGAGCGCGCCCGCGTCTGGGCCGCGGCCTGGCGCGGCGAAGCCCAGTTGATCGTCGGCACCCGCTCGGCGGTGTTCACGCCGCTGCCCAGGGCCGGGCTGATCGTGATCGACGAGGAGCACGACGGCAGCTACAAGCAACAGGACGGCATCCGCTATCACGCCCGCGACTTCGCCTTGGTGCGCGGCAAGGCGCTGGACGTGCCGGTGATCCTGGGCAGCGCCACGCCCTCGCTGGAAAGCCTGCACAACGCCTACGCCGGTCGCTACCGGCACCTGCGCCTGTCGCGCCGGGCCGGCGAAGCGCGCCCGCCGCGCGTGCGCGTGCTGGACGTGCGCAAGCGCCCGCTCAAGGACGGGCTCTCGCCGGAGGTGCTGGCCGGCATCGGCGCCACCCTGGCCCGCGGCGAACAGGTGCTGGTATTCAAGAACCGCCGCGGTTACGCGCCGGTGCTGCTGTGCCACGACTGCGGCTGGACCGCGGCCTGCCAACGCTGCAGCACGCCGTTGCACCAGACCCCGATGACCGTGCATGCCGGCGGCCGCCGCCTGCAATGCCATCACTGCGGCGCGCGCCAGCCCGCGCCGTTGGCCTGCCCGGCCTGCGCCAGCCTGGCGCTGCAGCCGCAGGGCATCGGCACCGAGCGGCTGGAAGAACGCCTCAGCGAGGCCTTCCCGGACGTGCCGGTGGTGCGCATCGACCGCAGCACCACCCAGCGCCGCGACGCCCTGGAAACCCAACTCGCCCGGCTCGGCAAC
The window above is part of the Xanthomonas cassavae CFBP 4642 genome. Proteins encoded here:
- a CDS encoding primosomal protein N', coding for MPSTVTTLRVALPVPLPQLFDYLPPADAAQPGQGRVGCRVRVPFGPRELVGVVVEIGQLPSADGLRPALEWCDAAPLLVDELARSLQWLARYTHAPLGEAQASALPGPLRRGEPLADTHAWAWQLTEAGHTGASSLRAGSRPALLAGLLQAGALSEDQLDPLLPQWRQAARSLTKRGHAERVAVAADALPPRPGSGPALNDEQQAAAVAIRARSGFATYLLDGVTGSGKTEVYLQAIADCLAAGRQALVLVPEIGLTPQTLGRFRARLGVPVHALHSGLSDGERARVWAAAWRGEAQLIVGTRSAVFTPLPRAGLIVIDEEHDGSYKQQDGIRYHARDFALVRGKALDVPVILGSATPSLESLHNAYAGRYRHLRLSRRAGEARPPRVRVLDVRKRPLKDGLSPEVLAGIGATLARGEQVLVFKNRRGYAPVLLCHDCGWTAACQRCSTPLHQTPMTVHAGGRRLQCHHCGARQPAPLACPACASLALQPQGIGTERLEERLSEAFPDVPVVRIDRSTTQRRDALETQLARLGNAAGILVGTQILAKGHDLPRLTMVVVVGIDEGLFSADFRAAEKLSQQLIQVAGRAGRADRPGEVWLQTHHPDHPLLQTLVNGGYHAFADAELQQRQAAGFPPFAHLALFRAEAKDVAAANQFLQAVRSLTSADDGVPTHAVAAVECYGPMPAPMPRRAGFQRTQLLLSAQQRVALHRLLDTQLPAIYALPQARRVRWSLDVDPIDLY